ATGGGGATTTCTACCGTCGTCAGGGATGGCAGAAAATAGGAACTGAGGGGCACATTGTCAAACCCCACCACCGCCAGATCCTCCGGCACCCGCAACCCCAGTTCCCGCGCAGCATAGATGGTGCCGAAAGCCATCTGGTCATTGGCTGCAAAAATCGCCGTGGGACGATCTTTTTCACGCAAAATCCGGGCGGCAACCTGGTAACCGCCTTTGGGAGTTAGGTTTCCCCGCCGGACAAGGTGTTCATCAAAGGAACAACCATTCTGGGCCAGGGTCCCTTTATACCCCTTGAGCCGGTCGATCCCGGTGGTGGAATTTTGAGGTCCCCCGACAAATCCGATGCGGGTGTGCTTCAGATTAATCAGATGCTGTGTTGCAAGGGCGGCGCCGCCGATATTGTCCACCACGATTGCCGGAAAATTGACTTCATGCCGTCCGATCACCACTACACGGTCCCTGAGTTCATTTAAGGCTGACAGCGGCTCATAACCATGGATGATGCCGCCGCTGAAAATAATGCCATCCACGATTTTTTCCCGGAGAAGGTAAATGGACTTGATGATCCGGTCCGGTTTGCGTTCGGTGTTCTGCAAAATGATGTTATACCCCTTTTGATCGGCAACATCCTGGATACCCCGGACGATCTCAGCATAGTAATGGTTGGAAATATCAGGGATGATGATCCCGATGGTCATGGTCTTTTTTAATTGAAGGCTGCGGGCCA
The window above is part of the Desulfobacterales bacterium genome. Proteins encoded here:
- a CDS encoding LacI family DNA-binding transcriptional regulator — translated: MANIQDVARHAGVSIATVSRVVNNSLHKVNPETRERVLKTVKELDYRPNALARSLQLKKTMTIGIIIPDISNHYYAEIVRGIQDVADQKGYNIILQNTERKPDRIIKSIYLLREKIVDGIIFSGGIIHGYEPLSALNELRDRVVVIGRHEVNFPAIVVDNIGGAALATQHLINLKHTRIGFVGGPQNSTTGIDRLKGYKGTLAQNGCSFDEHLVRRGNLTPKGGYQVAARILREKDRPTAIFAANDQMAFGTIYAARELGLRVPEDLAVVGFDNVPLSSYFLPSLTTVEIPMNSLGAAAMEMLVNLMANNNFSRMKWFKTRLIVRESTGAEKI